The genomic segment ATTATCCGGAGAAGGCGACGGCGCTGACGGTGTTTCAATCATTGGAAGAAGCGGTAAATTCAGTCGGCCCGTTGCAGGAAATGGGCGCGGAAGCGGTGGAGTTGATGGATCGGGCGTCGCTTCGGTCGGTGGAGAATCAGTCCGGCGTGCCTCAGGAGATCCGGGGAGTCAGCGAAACCGCGGCGGCCCTGCTGGTGGAATTTCAGGCAGAGACGCAACAAAAACTTGCAGAATTCATCAATGAAGGGGAAGAATGGATCTCCGGGCAAATGTTAGAATTATCCACCGGATTCTCTACGGAGCAGAATTACAGGGATCGCCTCTGGAAGGTACGAAAAGGGTTGTATCCCTCCGTCGGCGCGGTGCGGAAGGCCGGCACCTCGGTAATTATCGAGGATATCGCATTCCCGGGAGGGGGGCTGGCTGCGGCGACACAGAAAGTCCGGCGGTTGCTCGATGCCAACGGATACGAGGACGGCATCATCTTCGGCCACGCCAAGGACGGAAACCTCCACTTCGTTATAGCACAGGATTTTGACCGGGAAGGAACCACTCGGTACGAAAATCTCCTCAATGACATCGCAGAGCTGGTTGTGGAGTACGGTGGTTCGCTGAAGGCCGAACACGGTACCGGTCGCAACATGGCGCCGTTTGTAGAGGCCGAATGGGGCCCGGAACTCTATAATATCATGCATCGCCTGAAGCAGGCAGTCGATCCGGAGAATATTCTGAATCCCGGCGTCATCCTGAACGAGAACCCGCGGGTACATCTTCAGGATATTAAATCCATGCCGGAGGTTGATCCGATCGTCGACCAATGTGTGGAGTGCGGATTCTGCGAGCCGGCCTGTCCCTCGCGGGATCTGACTACCACACCGAGGCGGCGAATAGTGATCCAGCGGGAAATTGCGAGACTTTCCACCGGATCATCTGAAGAGCAGGCCGTAGCGAAATCGTTGGAACAGGATTATCTCTACGAGGGGGTGGATACCTGCGCCGCCGATGGACTCTGCGGTACCGCATGTCCGGTGGACATCGATACCGGCCGGCTGATGAAGGATTTGCGCCGGGAGTCAAAATCGCCAATTCAGCGGAGATGTGCTGGAATGGTCGAAAGAAATTTTGGGACTGTGACCCGATTAATCCGGTTCGGATTATCGGTGGCAGTGGAGATACAAGGCGTTATCGGACAGAAACGCTGGCTTCGGATGTGGGAGCGCTTTAACCGGTGGAGCAGCGGAGCAATTCCCGCCTGGAACCGGTATATACCAGTTGGGTACAGGGGAGCACTATCACCCTCCAATGGGGAGACTGAAAAACCTCGGGTTGTCTATTTTCCGAGTTGCCTCACGAGGACTGCCGGGAATTTTCCCGGTGAACGAAGCGATAAATCCGTGGACGATTCGTTTGCTCGTGTGTTGCAACGGGCTGGAATTTCGTACATCGTACCCCCGAACGTCGCCGATCTCTGCTGCGGGCAGCCGTGGAATTCGAAGGGTTATATTGGCGCGTATAAAACGATGGCAGAGCGGACGATGAATTCCCTCTGGAGCGCCAGCCGGGGCGGAACGATTCCCGTAGTATGCGATACCAGTCCTTGTTCACACTCGCTAATGCAGTATAGCAAAATCCTGAAAGGAAAATTTCTGGAACGGTGGAAAAAATTGTACTTCCGGGATATCGTGGAATTTCTGCATTCCGAAATCCTCCCGAAACTGCACGTGCGGAAAGTGCCGGGTTTGTCGGTGATTCATCCGACCTGCAGCACGGAAAAAATGGGACAAACAGATCTGATGAAATCGATTGCAGAGCAATGTACAGAGCAAGCAATAATTCCGGAACATCACGGTTGTTGCGGATTTGCTGGCGACCGGGGACTACTCTATCCGGAATTGACGAATTCAGCGACAACCGGGGAGTCGAAGGAAGTGAGAAATCTTGAAAAAGTGAGTGGATATTATTCCTCTTCCCGCACGTGTGAGATCGGAATGTCGGATGCAGTGGGAAAGCCGTATCGCTCAATCGTTTATCTGGTGGAGGAGGCGTCAAGAAAGATATAAGGGTATAGGGGGACACCGGTTGATAGCCACTGTTTTCGCGGGTTTAATTCCTGGAAAGAAAGAATGAAAAATGGAAAAAATGTTAGTTGTTAGTGGTTCGTGGTGAGTTGAAAAAATTGAAAGGATGCTCAGAAAACGAGTTCGGTTTGTAATGTAGATGGTCCCTAACTAAGAACAACTAACAATGAACTACAAACACTGACCTGCAAGACTACCAACAATTGATTACCACATACAAAGGTGATATACTACCCTAAATTGAATTCCCCAATGATATCTAAACCGAAATCGCTGATTATTCTTTCCCTATTTTGCCTCTCGGCTATATCGAGTCCGTACGCCCAGACTGGTATCTGGCAGCCGGAGATCATGAATTTTCCGCACTTTATCTATCTGTATAACAACGCGGCGAATAATGAGGAGCGCGAAGGGGTTGTCCGGGAGTTTAATCGTGTTCTCGAAAAGACCGGAACACCGATCACCGAGGGAGAAAAGTGCTATTTCATCTATCGCGGCGAAGTTCGGGAATCGGTGAGCGTGGTCGGTTTTTTCAATAACTGGGATCCGGAGGTGGGTCGCATGGCCCGGCTCGGCCGGACGGATATTTACTTCAGCGAGCATTCCTTTCCCGTAGACGCCCGGCTGGATTATAAGTTAGTCAAAGATGGCGAATGGATGCTCGACCCTGAAAATCCTGATACGACGATGGGGGCGTATGGGCTCAATTCGGAAATGCGGATGCCGAAGTACGAGCCGTCCCCGTGGACACAAAAAAATAGTGAGATACCGTCTGGTAGGATAGTCACTGAGCAGTGGGAAAGCACCATTCTGTCCGGTGAGCGCACAATCCATATTTATCTGCCGCCGGAATTTCCGA from the Candidatus Neomarinimicrobiota bacterium genome contains:
- a CDS encoding FAD-binding oxidoreductase, producing the protein MQTNHLHKILSNSLPEDQILSRPIDRYGFAADASFYRLIPETVVQPKTEDDIRNLFRIALETWQPIVFRAAGTSLSGQSITDGILVDISRYWREHEILDGGEGIRLQPGVIGAHANMHLRPLGRKIGPDPASINACMIGGIIANNASGMCCGVRHNSYHTLEDIRFILPNGHCYDSRDVEAAEAFRNTESELAATLGSLRDRIRSNPELLAKVRGKYRRKNTTGYSLNAFVDFDDPFDIFCHLLVGSEGTLAFISDVTLRTLPDYPEKATALTVFQSLEEAVNSVGPLQEMGAEAVELMDRASLRSVENQSGVPQEIRGVSETAAALLVEFQAETQQKLAEFINEGEEWISGQMLELSTGFSTEQNYRDRLWKVRKGLYPSVGAVRKAGTSVIIEDIAFPGGGLAAATQKVRRLLDANGYEDGIIFGHAKDGNLHFVIAQDFDREGTTRYENLLNDIAELVVEYGGSLKAEHGTGRNMAPFVEAEWGPELYNIMHRLKQAVDPENILNPGVILNENPRVHLQDIKSMPEVDPIVDQCVECGFCEPACPSRDLTTTPRRRIVIQREIARLSTGSSEEQAVAKSLEQDYLYEGVDTCAADGLCGTACPVDIDTGRLMKDLRRESKSPIQRRCAGMVERNFGTVTRLIRFGLSVAVEIQGVIGQKRWLRMWERFNRWSSGAIPAWNRYIPVGYRGALSPSNGETEKPRVVYFPSCLTRTAGNFPGERSDKSVDDSFARVLQRAGISYIVPPNVADLCCGQPWNSKGYIGAYKTMAERTMNSLWSASRGGTIPVVCDTSPCSHSLMQYSKILKGKFLERWKKLYFRDIVEFLHSEILPKLHVRKVPGLSVIHPTCSTEKMGQTDLMKSIAEQCTEQAIIPEHHGCCGFAGDRGLLYPELTNSATTGESKEVRNLEKVSGYYSSSRTCEIGMSDAVGKPYRSIVYLVEEASRKI